The region TCAACAACACTTAGGTGAAAACAGGGTTCGTGCTATTGCAATGGATTCTACTGAAGGACTTCGCCGTGGTATGGATGTCATTGACCAGGGCAGGCAAATAACTATGCCGGTCGGGGACGAGATAAAGGGTAGATTATTTAACGTAACGGGTAATGCTATCGATGGAATAAATGAGGTCGAAACGAAAACCAGACGTTCAATTCACAGTAAGCCACCGGTTTTTGAAAATTTATCTACTGAAGAAGAAGTTTTATACACCGGAATCAAGGTAATTGATCTTATTGAGCCTTATGCTAAAGGTGGAAAGATTGGTTTGTTTGGGGGAGCCGGAGTAGGTAAAACGGTTTTGATACAGGAGTTAATTAATAATATTGCCAAAGCATATTCCGGGTTATCTGTATTTGCGGGAGTTGGAGAGCGTACAAGAGAAGGTAATGATTTGTTGAGAGAGATGGTAGAGTCCGGAATTGTTAACTACGGAGAAGGATTTTTAGAGTCTATGGAAAAAGGTGGTTGGGATTTAGATAAAGTGGATGTTGAAAAGCTAAAAGAATCTAAAGCAACTTTCGTTTTCGGACAGATGAATGAGCCACCGGGAGCTAGAGCAAGAGTTGCACTTTCCGGTTTAACATTAGCTGAATATTTTAGAGATGGAGATGAAGGAGATGCAGGTGGAAAAGACATTCTTTTCTTTATTGATAACATTTTCCGATTCACTCAGGCAGGTTCTGAGGTTTCTGCATTACTTGGCCGTATGCCTTCAGCAGTTGGTTATCAGCCAACGCTTGCTACAGAGA is a window of Chitinophagaceae bacterium DNA encoding:
- a CDS encoding F0F1 ATP synthase subunit beta; this encodes MANIGKVNQIIGPVLDISFDGEGNKLPEILTALEVTKDDGQKVVLEVQQHLGENRVRAIAMDSTEGLRRGMDVIDQGRQITMPVGDEIKGRLFNVTGNAIDGINEVETKTRRSIHSKPPVFENLSTEEEVLYTGIKVIDLIEPYAKGGKIGLFGGAGVGKTVLIQELINNIAKAYSGLSVFAGVGERTREGNDLLREMVESGIVNYGEGFLESMEKGGWDLDKVDVEKLKESKATFVFGQMNEPPGARARVALSGLTLAEYFRDGDEGDAGGKDILFFIDNIFRFTQAGSEVSALLGRMPSAVGYQPTLATEMGLMQERITSTKRGSITSVQAVYVPADDLTDPAPATTFAHLDATTVLSRKIAELGIYPAVDPLDSSSRILSPDIVGHEHYNTAQRVIQTLQRYKDLQEIIAILGMEELSEEDRMVVYRARKVQRFLSQPFFVAEQFTGLKGVLVPIEDTIKGFNMIMDGECDEYPEAAFNLVGSIEEAIEKGKKLLEQQ